Proteins from one Pygocentrus nattereri isolate fPygNat1 chromosome 16, fPygNat1.pri, whole genome shotgun sequence genomic window:
- the si:ch211-247j9.1 gene encoding rho GTPase-activating protein 24 isoform X1 — translation MGLTCFKSWKFNRATQKGNRDVLVSPGSYFFLSNSCGQGEEWLKNLNKGVWIPFTGVFGQRLEETVLYERRYGDHMAPLVVEQCVDFIRERGLLEVGLFRQPGQATLVKELQEAFDAGEKPSFDSSTDVHTVASLLKLYLRELPEPLVPFCRYQEFLMCGKKIPSDREQGLLELRNLLHELPVANFNLLKYICQFLNEVQSYSSTNKMSIQNLATVFGPNILRPKAEDPESIIGGAAVVQHLMSELIREHCTLFSKENHSSPGTSIPTFSPTHRQCSKVEWVHAESSAHPSEPQVGLSGDRLPQANQTSMQCSRKLSLPLMTERRSSYQSMRTHRLLSETQQWQPEASPQSSSALIYENHNPSLSAQESPSKGPIFCPTTPPSASSSMTAVAEGGDDCVQPCSWPGLGQSGWETERVLGDSGGSSEAQDSTLSIYDNMGTEEQTKELVEDQEVVTGMKELEASPSVADSSSSWSSCEILPIDEANVGSRSDGPASPCHSSAHFPSFRTDPGEGDPHPNSPASSSAPTDAPLSTGSSEVFLPNGDPQGPAASQVMQSLLAGLRNQMARQKAEYETKINRLEQRNEVLQGQVVELRASLEQQRRWVSAAEIKMRNVERARVDADRRNAALQREMEQFFHTFGELNSEARKTERIIQSF, via the exons GTGTGTTTGGGCAGCGGCTGGAGGAGACTGTGCTGTATGAGCGACGCTATGGCGATCATATGGCTCCTCTGGTGGTGGAGCAGTGTGTAGACTTCATCAGGGAGCGCGGGCTGCTGGAGGTGGGGCTCTTCAGACAGCCTGGCCAGGCCACGCTGGTCAAAGAGCTGCAGGAGGCCTTTGATGCTGGTGAAAAACCCTCCTTTGACAG CAGCACAGATGTCCACACAGTGGCATCTCTGCTAAAGCTATACCTCAGGGAGTTGCCTGAACCACTGGTGCCATTCTGTCGCTACCAAGAGTTTCTTATGTGTGGCAAGAAAATCCCCTCAGACAGGGAGCAG GGACTGCTGGAGCTGAGAAATCTTCTTCATGAGCTTCCCGTAGCCAACTTTAACCTTCTGAAATACATCTGCCA GTTTTTAAATGAGGTCCAGTCCTATTCTAGCACCAACAAGATGAGTATCCAGAACCTGGCGACTGTTTTTGGGCCAAACATTCTACGGCCCAAAGCTGAGGATCCTGAGAGTATTATTGGAG gGGCAGCCGTAGTTCAGCATCTGATGTCCGAGCTAATCAGAGAGCACTGTACGCTCTTCTCGAAAGAAAACCACAGCTCCCCAGGAACCTCCATACCTACGttctctcccacacacagacagtgCAGTAAGGTGGAGTGGGTGCATGCTGAGTCCTCTGCGCATCCAAGTGAGCCTCAGGTGGGACTGAGTGGCGATCGACTGCCCCAAGCAAATCAGACCTCTATGCAATGCTCACGGAAGCTCTCTCTGCCACTTATGACAGAAAGGAGATCATCCTACCAAAGTATGCGCACCCACCGTCTTCTATCAGAGACGCAGCAGTGGCAGCCTGAGGCTTCTCCTCAGTCCAGCTCAGCTCTGATTTATGAGAACCACAACCCATCCCTTTCTGCACAGGAGTCACCCAGTAAAGGACCCATCTTTTGTCCGACCACACCACCATCTGCTTCCTCCTCTATGACAGCAGTGGCAGAAGGTGGAGACGACTGTGTACAGCCTTGTAGTTGGCCTGGTCTGGGACAATCTGGCTGGGAGACTGAGAGAGTCCTAGGGGACAGTGGTGGAAGCAGTGAAGCCCAGGATAGCACCTTGTCTATATATGACAACATGGGCACCGAGGAACAAACAAAGGAACTTGTGGAAGATCAGGAGGTAGTCACTGGAATGAAGGAGTTGGAAGCATCCCCTAGCGTTGCTGACAGCAGCAGCTCCTGGTCCTCCTGCGAAATTTTGCCTATTGACGAAGCAAATGTGGGAAGCAGGAGCGATGGACCTGCTAGTCCTTGCCACAGCTCTGCACATTTCCCTTCTTTTAGGACAGACCCTGGGGAAGGAGATCCACATCCCAACTCCCCTGCTTCCTCTTCTGCCCCCACGGATGCCCCTCTGAGTACTGGCAGCAGTGAAGTCTTTCTCCCGAATGGGGACCCACAAGGCCCTGCTGCCTCCCAAGTGATGCAGAGCCTCCTGGCCGGGCTCCGAAACCAAATGGCCAGGCAAAAAGCAGAGTATGAAACCAAGATCAACAG GTTGGAGCAGCGGAATGAGGTCCTCCAGGGGCAGGTGGTGGAACTGCGTGCTTCTCTGGAGCAGCAGCGGCGCTGGGTCAGTGCGGCAGAGATAAAGATGAGGAACGTTGAGCGAGCCCGAGTGGATGCAGACCGGCGCAACGCCGCACTGCAGAGAGAAATGGAGCAGTTCTTCCACACCTTCGGAGAGCTCAATTCAGAGGCCCGCAAAACAGAGCGCATCATTCAGAGCTTCTGA
- the si:ch211-247j9.1 gene encoding rho GTPase-activating protein 24 isoform X4: MAPLVVEQCVDFIRERGLLEVGLFRQPGQATLVKELQEAFDAGEKPSFDSSTDVHTVASLLKLYLRELPEPLVPFCRYQEFLMCGKKIPSDREQGLLELRNLLHELPVANFNLLKYICQFLNEVQSYSSTNKMSIQNLATVFGPNILRPKAEDPESIIGGAAVVQHLMSELIREHCTLFSKENHSSPGTSIPTFSPTHRQCSKVEWVHAESSAHPSEPQVGLSGDRLPQANQTSMQCSRKLSLPLMTERRSSYQSMRTHRLLSETQQWQPEASPQSSSALIYENHNPSLSAQESPSKGPIFCPTTPPSASSSMTAVAEGGDDCVQPCSWPGLGQSGWETERVLGDSGGSSEAQDSTLSIYDNMGTEEQTKELVEDQEVVTGMKELEASPSVADSSSSWSSCEILPIDEANVGSRSDGPASPCHSSAHFPSFRTDPGEGDPHPNSPASSSAPTDAPLSTGSSEVFLPNGDPQGPAASQVMQSLLAGLRNQMARQKAEYETKINRLEQRNEVLQGQVVELRASLEQQRRWVSAAEIKMRNVERARVDADRRNAALQREMEQFFHTFGELNSEARKTERIIQSF; encoded by the exons ATGGCTCCTCTGGTGGTGGAGCAGTGTGTAGACTTCATCAGGGAGCGCGGGCTGCTGGAGGTGGGGCTCTTCAGACAGCCTGGCCAGGCCACGCTGGTCAAAGAGCTGCAGGAGGCCTTTGATGCTGGTGAAAAACCCTCCTTTGACAG CAGCACAGATGTCCACACAGTGGCATCTCTGCTAAAGCTATACCTCAGGGAGTTGCCTGAACCACTGGTGCCATTCTGTCGCTACCAAGAGTTTCTTATGTGTGGCAAGAAAATCCCCTCAGACAGGGAGCAG GGACTGCTGGAGCTGAGAAATCTTCTTCATGAGCTTCCCGTAGCCAACTTTAACCTTCTGAAATACATCTGCCA GTTTTTAAATGAGGTCCAGTCCTATTCTAGCACCAACAAGATGAGTATCCAGAACCTGGCGACTGTTTTTGGGCCAAACATTCTACGGCCCAAAGCTGAGGATCCTGAGAGTATTATTGGAG gGGCAGCCGTAGTTCAGCATCTGATGTCCGAGCTAATCAGAGAGCACTGTACGCTCTTCTCGAAAGAAAACCACAGCTCCCCAGGAACCTCCATACCTACGttctctcccacacacagacagtgCAGTAAGGTGGAGTGGGTGCATGCTGAGTCCTCTGCGCATCCAAGTGAGCCTCAGGTGGGACTGAGTGGCGATCGACTGCCCCAAGCAAATCAGACCTCTATGCAATGCTCACGGAAGCTCTCTCTGCCACTTATGACAGAAAGGAGATCATCCTACCAAAGTATGCGCACCCACCGTCTTCTATCAGAGACGCAGCAGTGGCAGCCTGAGGCTTCTCCTCAGTCCAGCTCAGCTCTGATTTATGAGAACCACAACCCATCCCTTTCTGCACAGGAGTCACCCAGTAAAGGACCCATCTTTTGTCCGACCACACCACCATCTGCTTCCTCCTCTATGACAGCAGTGGCAGAAGGTGGAGACGACTGTGTACAGCCTTGTAGTTGGCCTGGTCTGGGACAATCTGGCTGGGAGACTGAGAGAGTCCTAGGGGACAGTGGTGGAAGCAGTGAAGCCCAGGATAGCACCTTGTCTATATATGACAACATGGGCACCGAGGAACAAACAAAGGAACTTGTGGAAGATCAGGAGGTAGTCACTGGAATGAAGGAGTTGGAAGCATCCCCTAGCGTTGCTGACAGCAGCAGCTCCTGGTCCTCCTGCGAAATTTTGCCTATTGACGAAGCAAATGTGGGAAGCAGGAGCGATGGACCTGCTAGTCCTTGCCACAGCTCTGCACATTTCCCTTCTTTTAGGACAGACCCTGGGGAAGGAGATCCACATCCCAACTCCCCTGCTTCCTCTTCTGCCCCCACGGATGCCCCTCTGAGTACTGGCAGCAGTGAAGTCTTTCTCCCGAATGGGGACCCACAAGGCCCTGCTGCCTCCCAAGTGATGCAGAGCCTCCTGGCCGGGCTCCGAAACCAAATGGCCAGGCAAAAAGCAGAGTATGAAACCAAGATCAACAG GTTGGAGCAGCGGAATGAGGTCCTCCAGGGGCAGGTGGTGGAACTGCGTGCTTCTCTGGAGCAGCAGCGGCGCTGGGTCAGTGCGGCAGAGATAAAGATGAGGAACGTTGAGCGAGCCCGAGTGGATGCAGACCGGCGCAACGCCGCACTGCAGAGAGAAATGGAGCAGTTCTTCCACACCTTCGGAGAGCTCAATTCAGAGGCCCGCAAAACAGAGCGCATCATTCAGAGCTTCTGA
- the si:ch211-247j9.1 gene encoding rho GTPase-activating protein 24 isoform X3 → MPENKQAVQRTGSYLSHSAYRKIKRVLSFRRRVFGQRLEETVLYERRYGDHMAPLVVEQCVDFIRERGLLEVGLFRQPGQATLVKELQEAFDAGEKPSFDSSTDVHTVASLLKLYLRELPEPLVPFCRYQEFLMCGKKIPSDREQGLLELRNLLHELPVANFNLLKYICQFLNEVQSYSSTNKMSIQNLATVFGPNILRPKAEDPESIIGGAAVVQHLMSELIREHCTLFSKENHSSPGTSIPTFSPTHRQCSKVEWVHAESSAHPSEPQVGLSGDRLPQANQTSMQCSRKLSLPLMTERRSSYQSMRTHRLLSETQQWQPEASPQSSSALIYENHNPSLSAQESPSKGPIFCPTTPPSASSSMTAVAEGGDDCVQPCSWPGLGQSGWETERVLGDSGGSSEAQDSTLSIYDNMGTEEQTKELVEDQEVVTGMKELEASPSVADSSSSWSSCEILPIDEANVGSRSDGPASPCHSSAHFPSFRTDPGEGDPHPNSPASSSAPTDAPLSTGSSEVFLPNGDPQGPAASQVMQSLLAGLRNQMARQKAEYETKINRLEQRNEVLQGQVVELRASLEQQRRWVSAAEIKMRNVERARVDADRRNAALQREMEQFFHTFGELNSEARKTERIIQSF, encoded by the exons GTGTGTTTGGGCAGCGGCTGGAGGAGACTGTGCTGTATGAGCGACGCTATGGCGATCATATGGCTCCTCTGGTGGTGGAGCAGTGTGTAGACTTCATCAGGGAGCGCGGGCTGCTGGAGGTGGGGCTCTTCAGACAGCCTGGCCAGGCCACGCTGGTCAAAGAGCTGCAGGAGGCCTTTGATGCTGGTGAAAAACCCTCCTTTGACAG CAGCACAGATGTCCACACAGTGGCATCTCTGCTAAAGCTATACCTCAGGGAGTTGCCTGAACCACTGGTGCCATTCTGTCGCTACCAAGAGTTTCTTATGTGTGGCAAGAAAATCCCCTCAGACAGGGAGCAG GGACTGCTGGAGCTGAGAAATCTTCTTCATGAGCTTCCCGTAGCCAACTTTAACCTTCTGAAATACATCTGCCA GTTTTTAAATGAGGTCCAGTCCTATTCTAGCACCAACAAGATGAGTATCCAGAACCTGGCGACTGTTTTTGGGCCAAACATTCTACGGCCCAAAGCTGAGGATCCTGAGAGTATTATTGGAG gGGCAGCCGTAGTTCAGCATCTGATGTCCGAGCTAATCAGAGAGCACTGTACGCTCTTCTCGAAAGAAAACCACAGCTCCCCAGGAACCTCCATACCTACGttctctcccacacacagacagtgCAGTAAGGTGGAGTGGGTGCATGCTGAGTCCTCTGCGCATCCAAGTGAGCCTCAGGTGGGACTGAGTGGCGATCGACTGCCCCAAGCAAATCAGACCTCTATGCAATGCTCACGGAAGCTCTCTCTGCCACTTATGACAGAAAGGAGATCATCCTACCAAAGTATGCGCACCCACCGTCTTCTATCAGAGACGCAGCAGTGGCAGCCTGAGGCTTCTCCTCAGTCCAGCTCAGCTCTGATTTATGAGAACCACAACCCATCCCTTTCTGCACAGGAGTCACCCAGTAAAGGACCCATCTTTTGTCCGACCACACCACCATCTGCTTCCTCCTCTATGACAGCAGTGGCAGAAGGTGGAGACGACTGTGTACAGCCTTGTAGTTGGCCTGGTCTGGGACAATCTGGCTGGGAGACTGAGAGAGTCCTAGGGGACAGTGGTGGAAGCAGTGAAGCCCAGGATAGCACCTTGTCTATATATGACAACATGGGCACCGAGGAACAAACAAAGGAACTTGTGGAAGATCAGGAGGTAGTCACTGGAATGAAGGAGTTGGAAGCATCCCCTAGCGTTGCTGACAGCAGCAGCTCCTGGTCCTCCTGCGAAATTTTGCCTATTGACGAAGCAAATGTGGGAAGCAGGAGCGATGGACCTGCTAGTCCTTGCCACAGCTCTGCACATTTCCCTTCTTTTAGGACAGACCCTGGGGAAGGAGATCCACATCCCAACTCCCCTGCTTCCTCTTCTGCCCCCACGGATGCCCCTCTGAGTACTGGCAGCAGTGAAGTCTTTCTCCCGAATGGGGACCCACAAGGCCCTGCTGCCTCCCAAGTGATGCAGAGCCTCCTGGCCGGGCTCCGAAACCAAATGGCCAGGCAAAAAGCAGAGTATGAAACCAAGATCAACAG GTTGGAGCAGCGGAATGAGGTCCTCCAGGGGCAGGTGGTGGAACTGCGTGCTTCTCTGGAGCAGCAGCGGCGCTGGGTCAGTGCGGCAGAGATAAAGATGAGGAACGTTGAGCGAGCCCGAGTGGATGCAGACCGGCGCAACGCCGCACTGCAGAGAGAAATGGAGCAGTTCTTCCACACCTTCGGAGAGCTCAATTCAGAGGCCCGCAAAACAGAGCGCATCATTCAGAGCTTCTGA
- the si:ch211-247j9.1 gene encoding rho GTPase-activating protein 24 isoform X2, whose product MGLTCFKSWKFNRATQKGNRDVLVSPGSYFFLSNSCGQGEEWLKNLNKGVWIPFTGVFGQRLEETVLYERRYGDHMAPLVVEQCVDFIRERGLLEVGLFRQPGQATLVKELQEAFDAGEKPSFDSTDVHTVASLLKLYLRELPEPLVPFCRYQEFLMCGKKIPSDREQGLLELRNLLHELPVANFNLLKYICQFLNEVQSYSSTNKMSIQNLATVFGPNILRPKAEDPESIIGGAAVVQHLMSELIREHCTLFSKENHSSPGTSIPTFSPTHRQCSKVEWVHAESSAHPSEPQVGLSGDRLPQANQTSMQCSRKLSLPLMTERRSSYQSMRTHRLLSETQQWQPEASPQSSSALIYENHNPSLSAQESPSKGPIFCPTTPPSASSSMTAVAEGGDDCVQPCSWPGLGQSGWETERVLGDSGGSSEAQDSTLSIYDNMGTEEQTKELVEDQEVVTGMKELEASPSVADSSSSWSSCEILPIDEANVGSRSDGPASPCHSSAHFPSFRTDPGEGDPHPNSPASSSAPTDAPLSTGSSEVFLPNGDPQGPAASQVMQSLLAGLRNQMARQKAEYETKINRLEQRNEVLQGQVVELRASLEQQRRWVSAAEIKMRNVERARVDADRRNAALQREMEQFFHTFGELNSEARKTERIIQSF is encoded by the exons GTGTGTTTGGGCAGCGGCTGGAGGAGACTGTGCTGTATGAGCGACGCTATGGCGATCATATGGCTCCTCTGGTGGTGGAGCAGTGTGTAGACTTCATCAGGGAGCGCGGGCTGCTGGAGGTGGGGCTCTTCAGACAGCCTGGCCAGGCCACGCTGGTCAAAGAGCTGCAGGAGGCCTTTGATGCTGGTGAAAAACCCTCCTTTGACAG CACAGATGTCCACACAGTGGCATCTCTGCTAAAGCTATACCTCAGGGAGTTGCCTGAACCACTGGTGCCATTCTGTCGCTACCAAGAGTTTCTTATGTGTGGCAAGAAAATCCCCTCAGACAGGGAGCAG GGACTGCTGGAGCTGAGAAATCTTCTTCATGAGCTTCCCGTAGCCAACTTTAACCTTCTGAAATACATCTGCCA GTTTTTAAATGAGGTCCAGTCCTATTCTAGCACCAACAAGATGAGTATCCAGAACCTGGCGACTGTTTTTGGGCCAAACATTCTACGGCCCAAAGCTGAGGATCCTGAGAGTATTATTGGAG gGGCAGCCGTAGTTCAGCATCTGATGTCCGAGCTAATCAGAGAGCACTGTACGCTCTTCTCGAAAGAAAACCACAGCTCCCCAGGAACCTCCATACCTACGttctctcccacacacagacagtgCAGTAAGGTGGAGTGGGTGCATGCTGAGTCCTCTGCGCATCCAAGTGAGCCTCAGGTGGGACTGAGTGGCGATCGACTGCCCCAAGCAAATCAGACCTCTATGCAATGCTCACGGAAGCTCTCTCTGCCACTTATGACAGAAAGGAGATCATCCTACCAAAGTATGCGCACCCACCGTCTTCTATCAGAGACGCAGCAGTGGCAGCCTGAGGCTTCTCCTCAGTCCAGCTCAGCTCTGATTTATGAGAACCACAACCCATCCCTTTCTGCACAGGAGTCACCCAGTAAAGGACCCATCTTTTGTCCGACCACACCACCATCTGCTTCCTCCTCTATGACAGCAGTGGCAGAAGGTGGAGACGACTGTGTACAGCCTTGTAGTTGGCCTGGTCTGGGACAATCTGGCTGGGAGACTGAGAGAGTCCTAGGGGACAGTGGTGGAAGCAGTGAAGCCCAGGATAGCACCTTGTCTATATATGACAACATGGGCACCGAGGAACAAACAAAGGAACTTGTGGAAGATCAGGAGGTAGTCACTGGAATGAAGGAGTTGGAAGCATCCCCTAGCGTTGCTGACAGCAGCAGCTCCTGGTCCTCCTGCGAAATTTTGCCTATTGACGAAGCAAATGTGGGAAGCAGGAGCGATGGACCTGCTAGTCCTTGCCACAGCTCTGCACATTTCCCTTCTTTTAGGACAGACCCTGGGGAAGGAGATCCACATCCCAACTCCCCTGCTTCCTCTTCTGCCCCCACGGATGCCCCTCTGAGTACTGGCAGCAGTGAAGTCTTTCTCCCGAATGGGGACCCACAAGGCCCTGCTGCCTCCCAAGTGATGCAGAGCCTCCTGGCCGGGCTCCGAAACCAAATGGCCAGGCAAAAAGCAGAGTATGAAACCAAGATCAACAG GTTGGAGCAGCGGAATGAGGTCCTCCAGGGGCAGGTGGTGGAACTGCGTGCTTCTCTGGAGCAGCAGCGGCGCTGGGTCAGTGCGGCAGAGATAAAGATGAGGAACGTTGAGCGAGCCCGAGTGGATGCAGACCGGCGCAACGCCGCACTGCAGAGAGAAATGGAGCAGTTCTTCCACACCTTCGGAGAGCTCAATTCAGAGGCCCGCAAAACAGAGCGCATCATTCAGAGCTTCTGA